One window of Quercus robur chromosome 12, dhQueRobu3.1, whole genome shotgun sequence genomic DNA carries:
- the LOC126709145 gene encoding uncharacterized protein LOC126709145, with protein sequence MAPRKRRVVEEEEKEKLKPELATRVTRSATRRDASINSDNSVAELQKTELPKAKKAKKAVKDVELKVVEEEVEEGTKTIVIEHCKQCNSFKTRAIQVKEGLEEGVTGITVLVNPDKPRRGCFEIREKGGETFISLLDMKRPFTPMKNLDMGEVISGIIDKIK encoded by the exons ATGGCGCCCAGGAAACGACGCGTTGTtgaggaagaagagaaagagaaactgAAGCCCGAGTTGGCAACGCGGGTGACTCGGAGCGCGACTCGGAGAGATGCCAGTATTAACTCAGATAACTCGGTGGCTGAGTTGCAGAAGACCGAGTTACCGAAGGCGAAGAAGGCCAAGAAGGCTGTGAAGGACGTAGAGCTCAAGGTGGTGGAGGAAGAAGTCGAGGAAGGGACGAAAACCATTGTGATTGAGCACTG CAAGCAATGCAATTCATTCAAGACGAGGGCTATTCAGGTGAAAGAAGGTTTGGAGGAAGGTGTTACTGGTATCACAGTGCTGGTCAATCCTGATAAG CCAAGAAGGGGGTGCTTTGAAATACGAGAAAAAGGCGGCGAGACGTTCATCAGTCTTCTG GATATGAAGCGACCATTTACACCAATGAAGAATCTGGACATGGGTGAAGTTATCTCTGGCATTATTGACAAGATCAAATGA